Proteins found in one Cobetia sp. L2A1 genomic segment:
- a CDS encoding phosphatase PAP2 family protein: protein MHLRRPLVLNAIGLVLLACWWIPALDFWAVLDSDVFWGFNLLISPLNPHWDTLLGLLNTRTFDAFAFLMMGVLFVWAMLSDERPHRYRHWLSIGITMLLTAGLISLFVLRVISYEHASPTRMFAHAQHLSELVSFKTKDSASNSFPGDHGLMLMVFAGYMLAFAPRHIALWSLIFVVILSAPRIMVGAHWFSDVYLGSLSIALTALPWVLCTPLAHAATSHIEHSLERLDRRRTLA from the coding sequence ATGCACCTTCGACGCCCGCTTGTCTTGAATGCCATCGGCCTCGTGTTACTGGCCTGCTGGTGGATACCGGCACTGGACTTCTGGGCTGTACTGGACAGTGATGTCTTCTGGGGCTTCAACCTGCTGATTTCTCCCCTCAACCCGCACTGGGACACGCTGCTGGGACTGCTCAACACACGCACCTTTGATGCCTTTGCCTTTTTGATGATGGGCGTACTCTTCGTCTGGGCAATGCTGTCCGATGAGCGTCCGCACCGCTATCGTCACTGGCTGAGTATTGGCATCACCATGCTACTGACTGCGGGTCTGATATCGCTGTTCGTCCTGCGCGTCATCAGTTACGAACATGCCAGCCCAACACGGATGTTCGCCCATGCACAGCACCTCTCTGAACTGGTCTCGTTCAAGACCAAGGACTCGGCATCCAACAGTTTCCCGGGTGATCACGGATTGATGCTGATGGTGTTTGCAGGTTACATGCTCGCCTTCGCGCCACGTCACATCGCACTGTGGAGCCTGATATTCGTGGTGATATTGAGCGCACCACGCATCATGGTAGGGGCGCATTGGTTCAGCGATGTGTATCTCGGTTCGCTCAGCATTGCACTGACCGCACTGCCCTGGGTGCTCTGCACGCCGCTGGCACACGCGGCAACTAGCCATATAGAACATAGTCTTGAAAGACTCGATCGCCGCCGCACGTTAGCCTGA
- a CDS encoding GGDEF domain-containing protein encodes MLSVIRTWLRHEPRLLAVEHRRFYHGYLWVYLMLFGLFVMWLPFFSLLKEPRLAFASGIMMLLAVMGIMLHRYHQLTLALSLMLSALTLMTWLSVYCFGHSAGYEYYFFIVMAGIHLAPLPGKVRVLATLVLFSAAVSALWVSPLHASDGYIAVWLMQSTNLFVVFLLMVTFLWRMLALTEHFERQYRKDASRDELTGLLNRRQILRQAERWWRDEVPCSVLMLDADHFKLVNDHHGHAVGDEVLRHLGRLLNATLRQGDCVGRVGGEEFLVMLPRSGRAEAVSIAGRIRSLLASSPPISAGRPIPMTVSIGVSVSHESDSLDDLLLLADRRLYHAKRTGRDRVVSGGEREEGSPRDDFRSAEAGSEKSPGITPQANLEVAGNRHHPQGTFPDDPVRG; translated from the coding sequence ATGCTGAGTGTCATTCGTACCTGGTTACGCCATGAACCACGCTTGCTCGCGGTAGAGCATCGTCGTTTTTATCACGGCTATCTATGGGTTTATCTGATGCTTTTCGGGCTATTTGTCATGTGGTTGCCCTTTTTCAGCCTCCTCAAGGAACCTCGTCTTGCGTTCGCCAGTGGCATCATGATGCTGCTGGCGGTGATGGGCATCATGTTGCATCGCTATCATCAACTGACGCTTGCGCTGTCATTGATGCTGAGTGCCCTGACGCTGATGACATGGTTGTCGGTCTATTGCTTCGGTCACTCAGCAGGCTATGAATATTATTTCTTCATCGTGATGGCCGGCATCCATCTTGCGCCGCTACCTGGCAAGGTACGTGTGCTGGCGACACTGGTGTTGTTCAGCGCGGCAGTATCAGCCCTCTGGGTCTCCCCGCTGCATGCGAGTGATGGTTATATCGCCGTCTGGCTGATGCAGTCGACCAATCTCTTCGTTGTCTTCCTGCTGATGGTGACTTTTTTATGGCGGATGCTGGCACTCACCGAGCATTTCGAACGTCAGTACCGCAAGGATGCCAGTCGTGATGAGTTGACGGGGCTGCTCAATCGGCGACAGATACTCCGTCAGGCCGAGCGTTGGTGGCGAGATGAAGTCCCTTGCTCGGTGCTAATGCTGGATGCCGATCACTTCAAGCTGGTCAATGACCATCATGGCCATGCGGTCGGCGATGAGGTGTTGCGGCATCTGGGCCGGCTTTTGAACGCCACGTTACGTCAGGGAGATTGCGTGGGACGTGTTGGTGGCGAAGAGTTTCTGGTGATGTTGCCCCGTAGCGGGCGTGCAGAGGCGGTGTCTATTGCTGGTCGTATACGCTCACTGCTGGCCAGTTCCCCGCCGATATCTGCAGGACGCCCCATCCCGATGACGGTGTCGATAGGTGTCTCCGTCAGTCATGAGAGCGATAGTCTTGATGACTTGCTGCTACTGGCTGATCGGCGTCTCTATCATGCCAAGCGGACTGGGCGTGATCGTGTCGTATCGGGAGGAGAACGTGAAGAGGGTTCTCCTCGAGATGATTTTCGTTCAGCGGAGGCGGGGAGTGAAAAAAGCCCAGGAATCACGCCACAGGCCAATCTCGAGGTGGCGGGGAATCGTCATCACCCACAGGGAACATTTCCTGACGACCCTGTCAGAGGTTGA
- a CDS encoding VOC family protein, producing MQYLHTMLRITDLDASLHFFCDLLGFEEISRKDSEQGRFTLIFLAAPQDVERARDMQAPLLELTHNWDPEEYSGGRNFGHLAYRVENLYATCQFLMDNGVTINRPPRDGHMAFVKSPDGISLELLQQGDALEPQEPWTSMNNIGSW from the coding sequence ATGCAATATCTGCACACCATGCTGCGTATCACTGATCTCGATGCCTCACTGCATTTCTTCTGTGATCTGCTGGGTTTCGAAGAAATCTCGCGCAAGGATTCAGAGCAGGGTCGCTTCACACTGATTTTCCTGGCTGCTCCGCAAGATGTCGAGCGTGCGCGTGACATGCAGGCACCACTGCTGGAACTCACCCATAACTGGGACCCTGAGGAATACAGTGGCGGACGCAATTTTGGCCATCTCGCCTATCGCGTCGAGAATCTCTACGCGACTTGCCAGTTCCTGATGGATAACGGCGTGACGATCAATCGTCCGCCACGCGATGGTCACATGGCGTTTGTCAAAAGCCCCGATGGTATCTCGTTGGAGCTACTGCAGCAGGGGGATGCGCTTGAGCCGCAGGAACCATGGACTTCCATGAATAACATTGGCAGTTGGTAA